The Bubalus kerabau isolate K-KA32 ecotype Philippines breed swamp buffalo chromosome X, PCC_UOA_SB_1v2, whole genome shotgun sequence genome has a segment encoding these proteins:
- the LOC129640211 gene encoding transcription factor SPT20 homolog has protein sequence MQQAVEQGLDLAEYVIATAQQRPPKRKYSSSGETSLQEKLYDIYVEECEEEPEVTEVLRSNVNLLEKLLRRESLPCLVINLYPGKQGYSLMLEGENGSFSESIRLPYEEREFLEYLDAEELPPVLLNFLEKSAVNVFHQGCVIAEIRDYRQSSAGEPPRYQSRHILLRPTMQTLVCDVEAIASDHQNWTQEDKLLLESQLILATAEPLCLDPSVSVACTENRLLYNKQKLNTLAMKRSLKRFSAPALNQQQELSHCPPPPEPRIMTSCKKIRESKTNELYDLKISKAGNCADTWIQRPCNLAVPAQVDVQKYATGKKPVRYEEPQPTQEVLGDSAVGSRPQGEGVPLGPPLLWRSSRASGPQLSH, from the exons ATGCAACAAGCTGTAGAGCAAGGTTTGGATCTTGCGGAGTATGTCATTGCGACTGCCCAGCAGAGACCGCCGAAAAGGAAATACTCGTCGAGCGGAGAGACGTCTCTCCAGGAAAAACTGTATGACATTTATGTTGAAGAATGTGAAGAAGAGCCTGAGGTTACGGAGGTATTAAGAAGCAACGTGAACCTGTTAGAGAAGCTTCTTAGGAGAGAGTCGTTGCCCTGTTTGGTGATCAACCTGTACCCAGGAAAGCAGGGCTATTCCCTGATGCTCGAGGGGGAAAATGGATCATTTTCAGAGAGCATTCGGTTGCCTTATGAAGAACGGGAATTTCTCGAATATTTGGATGCTGAAGAATTACCTCCTGTTTTGTTGAATTTCCTGGAAAAGTCTGCGGTTAACGTTTTTCATCAGGGGTGTGTCATAGCAGAGATACGGGACTACAGGCAGTCCAGTGCCGGGGAACCTCCACGTTACCAAAGCAGGCATATTCTCTTACGTCCCACCATGCAGACGTTAGTCTGCGATGTAGAGGCCATAGCCAGTGATCACCAGAACTGGACCCAGGAGGATAAACTTTTGCTTGAGAGCCAACTGATCTTAGCTACAGCGGAACCACTGTGTCTAGACCCTTCTGTATCAGTAGCCTGCACTGAAAACAGACTGCTCTATAACAAACAAAAGCTGAACACTCTTGCCATGAAAAGGAGCCTCAAGAGGTTTTCGGCGCCTGCTCTGAATCAGCAACAGGAGCTATCCCATTGTCCACCTCCTCCTGAGCCAAGAATCATGACTTCTtgcaaaaaaataagagaaagtaaaacaaatgaaCTGTATGACCTCAAAATTTCTAAAGCAGGCAATTGTGCAGATACGTGGATACAGAGACCCTGTAACTTGGCTGTCCCTGCTCAAGTGGATGTGCAGAAATATGCTACAGGGAAGAAGCCTGTCAGATATGAGGAGCCACAACCAACCCAGGAGGTACTAGGTGATTCTGCAGTTGGAT CCAGGCCTCAGGGAGAGGGTGTGCCCCTAGGGCCCCCGCTCCTGTGGAGATCCAGCCGGGCCAGCGGCCCGCAGCTCAGCCATTGA